In Vidua macroura isolate BioBank_ID:100142 chromosome 7, ASM2450914v1, whole genome shotgun sequence, a single genomic region encodes these proteins:
- the LOC128809761 gene encoding NADH dehydrogenase [ubiquinone] 1 alpha subcomplex subunit 10, mitochondrial-like isoform X1, producing the protein MSLWVSRLGRAAAARGRRGSSGPGSAALGSALPGEARIHASPEQSLQYGWLAYMLGERTSKKFTEHSKVFTVEGNLSSGKGQLAQQIADKLGMKYFPEADIHYQDRISGEGKLLPEKFNGFCSLEKFYMDPESPDGHSYRLQSWIFGSRVLQYADALEHLLSTGQGVVLERSPYSDFVFLDAMLKQGYVHKRCLDHYKEVKEISISELLPPHLVIYVDVPVPEVQKRIQEKGKPYEKKVSPSYLQSIEDAYKKTFLPEISESSEVLQYTATAAEDVEKVAPRCCLHLIRHLKCIFLTPGQVSLSSRQPGVISNYLLEQQRSVFWWIQAVIEDIEYLKFDKGPWVEQDDVSFHHLRLYVQDKAGVLDSVSIPRFVPEITIGGSEYDKIYYEYRELPGHKYKPGYNADVGDKWIWLK; encoded by the exons ATGTCCTTGTGGGTGTCCCGGCTCggccgggccgcggccgcccgggGTCGGCGGGGGAGCTccgggccgggcagcgccgcgctgGGCTCCGCCCTGCCGGGGGAG GCAAGAATCCAcgccagccctgagcagagcctgcagtATGGGTGGCTGGCCTATATGTTGGGAGAAAGGACCAGCAAGAAGttcacagagcacagcaaagtCTTTACAGTAGAGGGGAATCTGTCTTCTGGGAAGGGCCAGCTGGCCCAGCAAATAGCAGACAAACTGG gGATGAAGTACTTCCCCGAGGCAGACATCCACTACCAGGACAGGATCTCGGGGGAGGGCAAGCTGCTGCCTGAGAAGTTCAATGGCTTCTGTAGCCTGGAGAAGTTCTACATGGACCCCGAGTCTCCCGACGGGCACTCGTACCGCCTGCAGTCCTGGATCTTCGGGAGCCGAGTCCTGCAGTACGCCGACGCCTTGGAGCACCTGCTCAGCACAG GTCAAGGCGTGGTGCTGGAGCGCTCTCCCTACAGTGACTTCGTGTTCCTGGATGCCATGTTAAAGCAGGGATATGTCCACAAGAGAT GCCTTGATCACTACAAAGAGGTCAAGGAGATCAgcatttctgagttgctgccacCTCACTTGGTCATTTATGTAGATGTGCCTGTCCCAGAAGTGCAGAAGAGGATTCAAGAGAAAGGCAAG cCATATGAGAAAAAGGTGTCTCCTTCCTATCTCCAGAGCATTGAGGATGCTTACAAGAAGACCTTCCTACCAGAGATCAG TGAGAGCAGTGAAGTTCTGCAGTACACAGCAACTGCAGCTGAGGATGTGGAGAAG gttGCTCCTAGGTGCTGTCTCCATCTCATCAGGCACCTGAAGTGCATTTTCCTGACACCAGGGCAGGTTTCTCTCAGCTCCAGGCAGCCAGGTGTGATAAGCAATTacctcctggagcagcaaagATCTGTTTTCTGGTGGATCCAGGCT GTAATTGAAGACATTGAGTACCTGAAGTTTGACAAGGGGCCATgggtggagcaagatgatgtttCTTTCCATCACTTGAGACTTTA cgtgcaggacaaggctggagtgCTGGATTCCGTGTCCATCCCGCGCTTCGTCCCCGAGATCACCATTGGCGGCTCTGAGTACGACAAGATCTATTATGAGTACCGGGAG
- the LOC128809761 gene encoding NADH dehydrogenase [ubiquinone] 1 alpha subcomplex subunit 10, mitochondrial-like isoform X4, whose protein sequence is MSLWVSRLGRAAAARGRRGSSGPGSAALGSALPGEARIHASPEQSLQYGWLAYMLGERTSKKFTEHSKVFTVEGNLSSGKGQLAQQIADKLGMKYFPEADIHYQDRISGEGKLLPEKFNGFCSLEKFYMDPESPDGHSYRLQSWIFGSRVLQYADALEHLLSTGQGVVLERSPYSDFVFLDAMLKQGYVHKRCLDHYKEVKEISISELLPPHLVIYVDVPVPEVQKRIQEKGKPYEKKVSPSYLQSIEDAYKKTFLPEISESSEVLQYTATAAEDVEKRAGQGWSAGFRVHPALRPRDHHWRL, encoded by the exons ATGTCCTTGTGGGTGTCCCGGCTCggccgggccgcggccgcccgggGTCGGCGGGGGAGCTccgggccgggcagcgccgcgctgGGCTCCGCCCTGCCGGGGGAG GCAAGAATCCAcgccagccctgagcagagcctgcagtATGGGTGGCTGGCCTATATGTTGGGAGAAAGGACCAGCAAGAAGttcacagagcacagcaaagtCTTTACAGTAGAGGGGAATCTGTCTTCTGGGAAGGGCCAGCTGGCCCAGCAAATAGCAGACAAACTGG gGATGAAGTACTTCCCCGAGGCAGACATCCACTACCAGGACAGGATCTCGGGGGAGGGCAAGCTGCTGCCTGAGAAGTTCAATGGCTTCTGTAGCCTGGAGAAGTTCTACATGGACCCCGAGTCTCCCGACGGGCACTCGTACCGCCTGCAGTCCTGGATCTTCGGGAGCCGAGTCCTGCAGTACGCCGACGCCTTGGAGCACCTGCTCAGCACAG GTCAAGGCGTGGTGCTGGAGCGCTCTCCCTACAGTGACTTCGTGTTCCTGGATGCCATGTTAAAGCAGGGATATGTCCACAAGAGAT GCCTTGATCACTACAAAGAGGTCAAGGAGATCAgcatttctgagttgctgccacCTCACTTGGTCATTTATGTAGATGTGCCTGTCCCAGAAGTGCAGAAGAGGATTCAAGAGAAAGGCAAG cCATATGAGAAAAAGGTGTCTCCTTCCTATCTCCAGAGCATTGAGGATGCTTACAAGAAGACCTTCCTACCAGAGATCAG TGAGAGCAGTGAAGTTCTGCAGTACACAGCAACTGCAGCTGAGGATGTGGAGAAG cgtgcaggacaaggctggagtgCTGGATTCCGTGTCCATCCCGCGCTTCGTCCCCGAGATCACCATTGGCGGCTCTGA
- the LOC128809761 gene encoding NADH dehydrogenase [ubiquinone] 1 alpha subcomplex subunit 10, mitochondrial-like isoform X5, which yields MSLWVSRLGRAAAARGRRGSSGPGSAALGSALPGEARIHASPEQSLQYGWLAYMLGERTSKKFTEHSKVFTVEGNLSSGKGQLAQQIADKLGMKYFPEADIHYQDRISGEGKLLPEKFNGFCSLEKFYMDPESPDGHSYRLQSWIFGSRVLQYADALEHLLSTGQGVVLERSPYSDFVFLDAMLKQGYVHKRCLDHYKEVKEISISELLPPHLVIYVDVPVPEVQKRIQEKGKPYEKKVSPSYLQSIEDAYKKTFLPEISESSEVLQYTATAAEDVEKIQFPSGMTQKKFGNKDWQESFGL from the exons ATGTCCTTGTGGGTGTCCCGGCTCggccgggccgcggccgcccgggGTCGGCGGGGGAGCTccgggccgggcagcgccgcgctgGGCTCCGCCCTGCCGGGGGAG GCAAGAATCCAcgccagccctgagcagagcctgcagtATGGGTGGCTGGCCTATATGTTGGGAGAAAGGACCAGCAAGAAGttcacagagcacagcaaagtCTTTACAGTAGAGGGGAATCTGTCTTCTGGGAAGGGCCAGCTGGCCCAGCAAATAGCAGACAAACTGG gGATGAAGTACTTCCCCGAGGCAGACATCCACTACCAGGACAGGATCTCGGGGGAGGGCAAGCTGCTGCCTGAGAAGTTCAATGGCTTCTGTAGCCTGGAGAAGTTCTACATGGACCCCGAGTCTCCCGACGGGCACTCGTACCGCCTGCAGTCCTGGATCTTCGGGAGCCGAGTCCTGCAGTACGCCGACGCCTTGGAGCACCTGCTCAGCACAG GTCAAGGCGTGGTGCTGGAGCGCTCTCCCTACAGTGACTTCGTGTTCCTGGATGCCATGTTAAAGCAGGGATATGTCCACAAGAGAT GCCTTGATCACTACAAAGAGGTCAAGGAGATCAgcatttctgagttgctgccacCTCACTTGGTCATTTATGTAGATGTGCCTGTCCCAGAAGTGCAGAAGAGGATTCAAGAGAAAGGCAAG cCATATGAGAAAAAGGTGTCTCCTTCCTATCTCCAGAGCATTGAGGATGCTTACAAGAAGACCTTCCTACCAGAGATCAG TGAGAGCAGTGAAGTTCTGCAGTACACAGCAACTGCAGCTGAGGATGTGGAGAAG ATTCAGTTTCCCTCTGGGATGACACAGAAGAAATTTGGAAATAAGGATTGGCAGGAGAGCTTTGGCTTGTAA
- the LOC128809761 gene encoding NADH dehydrogenase [ubiquinone] 1 alpha subcomplex subunit 10, mitochondrial-like isoform X2, producing MSLWVSRLGRAAAARGRRGSSGPGSAALGSALPGEARIHASPEQSLQYGWLAYMLGERTSKKFTEHSKVFTVEGNLSSGKGQLAQQIADKLGMKYFPEADIHYQDRISGEGKLLPEKFNGFCSLEKFYMDPESPDGHSYRLQSWIFGSRVLQYADALEHLLSTGQGVVLERSPYSDFVFLDAMLKQGYVHKRCLDHYKEVKEISISELLPPHLVIYVDVPVPEVQKRIQEKGKPYEKKVSPSYLQSIEDAYKKTFLPEISESSEVLQYTATAAEDVEKVIEDIEYLKFDKGPWVEQDDVSFHHLRLYVQDKAGVLDSVSIPRFVPEITIGGSEYDKIYYEYRELPGHKYKPGYNADVGDKWIWLK from the exons ATGTCCTTGTGGGTGTCCCGGCTCggccgggccgcggccgcccgggGTCGGCGGGGGAGCTccgggccgggcagcgccgcgctgGGCTCCGCCCTGCCGGGGGAG GCAAGAATCCAcgccagccctgagcagagcctgcagtATGGGTGGCTGGCCTATATGTTGGGAGAAAGGACCAGCAAGAAGttcacagagcacagcaaagtCTTTACAGTAGAGGGGAATCTGTCTTCTGGGAAGGGCCAGCTGGCCCAGCAAATAGCAGACAAACTGG gGATGAAGTACTTCCCCGAGGCAGACATCCACTACCAGGACAGGATCTCGGGGGAGGGCAAGCTGCTGCCTGAGAAGTTCAATGGCTTCTGTAGCCTGGAGAAGTTCTACATGGACCCCGAGTCTCCCGACGGGCACTCGTACCGCCTGCAGTCCTGGATCTTCGGGAGCCGAGTCCTGCAGTACGCCGACGCCTTGGAGCACCTGCTCAGCACAG GTCAAGGCGTGGTGCTGGAGCGCTCTCCCTACAGTGACTTCGTGTTCCTGGATGCCATGTTAAAGCAGGGATATGTCCACAAGAGAT GCCTTGATCACTACAAAGAGGTCAAGGAGATCAgcatttctgagttgctgccacCTCACTTGGTCATTTATGTAGATGTGCCTGTCCCAGAAGTGCAGAAGAGGATTCAAGAGAAAGGCAAG cCATATGAGAAAAAGGTGTCTCCTTCCTATCTCCAGAGCATTGAGGATGCTTACAAGAAGACCTTCCTACCAGAGATCAG TGAGAGCAGTGAAGTTCTGCAGTACACAGCAACTGCAGCTGAGGATGTGGAGAAG GTAATTGAAGACATTGAGTACCTGAAGTTTGACAAGGGGCCATgggtggagcaagatgatgtttCTTTCCATCACTTGAGACTTTA cgtgcaggacaaggctggagtgCTGGATTCCGTGTCCATCCCGCGCTTCGTCCCCGAGATCACCATTGGCGGCTCTGAGTACGACAAGATCTATTATGAGTACCGGGAG
- the LOC128809761 gene encoding NADH dehydrogenase [ubiquinone] 1 alpha subcomplex subunit 10, mitochondrial-like isoform X3 — MLGERTSKKFTEHSKVFTVEGNLSSGKGQLAQQIADKLGMKYFPEADIHYQDRISGEGKLLPEKFNGFCSLEKFYMDPESPDGHSYRLQSWIFGSRVLQYADALEHLLSTGQGVVLERSPYSDFVFLDAMLKQGYVHKRCLDHYKEVKEISISELLPPHLVIYVDVPVPEVQKRIQEKGKPYEKKVSPSYLQSIEDAYKKTFLPEISESSEVLQYTATAAEDVEKVAPRCCLHLIRHLKCIFLTPGQVSLSSRQPGVISNYLLEQQRSVFWWIQAVIEDIEYLKFDKGPWVEQDDVSFHHLRLYVQDKAGVLDSVSIPRFVPEITIGGSEYDKIYYEYRELPGHKYKPGYNADVGDKWIWLK; from the exons ATGTTGGGAGAAAGGACCAGCAAGAAGttcacagagcacagcaaagtCTTTACAGTAGAGGGGAATCTGTCTTCTGGGAAGGGCCAGCTGGCCCAGCAAATAGCAGACAAACTGG gGATGAAGTACTTCCCCGAGGCAGACATCCACTACCAGGACAGGATCTCGGGGGAGGGCAAGCTGCTGCCTGAGAAGTTCAATGGCTTCTGTAGCCTGGAGAAGTTCTACATGGACCCCGAGTCTCCCGACGGGCACTCGTACCGCCTGCAGTCCTGGATCTTCGGGAGCCGAGTCCTGCAGTACGCCGACGCCTTGGAGCACCTGCTCAGCACAG GTCAAGGCGTGGTGCTGGAGCGCTCTCCCTACAGTGACTTCGTGTTCCTGGATGCCATGTTAAAGCAGGGATATGTCCACAAGAGAT GCCTTGATCACTACAAAGAGGTCAAGGAGATCAgcatttctgagttgctgccacCTCACTTGGTCATTTATGTAGATGTGCCTGTCCCAGAAGTGCAGAAGAGGATTCAAGAGAAAGGCAAG cCATATGAGAAAAAGGTGTCTCCTTCCTATCTCCAGAGCATTGAGGATGCTTACAAGAAGACCTTCCTACCAGAGATCAG TGAGAGCAGTGAAGTTCTGCAGTACACAGCAACTGCAGCTGAGGATGTGGAGAAG gttGCTCCTAGGTGCTGTCTCCATCTCATCAGGCACCTGAAGTGCATTTTCCTGACACCAGGGCAGGTTTCTCTCAGCTCCAGGCAGCCAGGTGTGATAAGCAATTacctcctggagcagcaaagATCTGTTTTCTGGTGGATCCAGGCT GTAATTGAAGACATTGAGTACCTGAAGTTTGACAAGGGGCCATgggtggagcaagatgatgtttCTTTCCATCACTTGAGACTTTA cgtgcaggacaaggctggagtgCTGGATTCCGTGTCCATCCCGCGCTTCGTCCCCGAGATCACCATTGGCGGCTCTGAGTACGACAAGATCTATTATGAGTACCGGGAG